One region of Drosophila subobscura isolate 14011-0131.10 chromosome J, UCBerk_Dsub_1.0, whole genome shotgun sequence genomic DNA includes:
- the LOC117895580 gene encoding uncharacterized protein LOC117895580 isoform X5, which yields MCLWGWCKNESAQNRSKSREKDLGTLNSHNNNNISSSNIQTATIINQKKKSPAGTGAVAGAGSIGTGTGTGTKTKAVNKMELLSSASASATASASAKHSTTTTTATHHLQATTKHLVGQEYLSYASPPTYSRLPPDGHEFPPNFTEPLIMHPSNMHQNPHIVLLKGKAEHSFEHNNNNSSQEEATGAPPLPKTGPPPTVPRKVYRQDLVINVEDARSKNATETKTPPGLARDYQRSLSASAPRKPSDWRKDEKSEKSVRDKIAMFSSNNELDAIPPATPNMTMTTPAAGSIFARKPLNRSSENLLDTCSSTPAPSLKTRAMSVENLNDVQRQYQLAKQLPQLHVADSMYSLHTANSSPNTNPSYSYASNYASLPRRTHCGSYSASASAVERRISFSGEGEAANRKAAITNILEQRRRSLSKLRGLVIPERPQLLEPILDLPEIKSQVKAASGEDSTDSGLGETRSRTNGGLVVNCIGSSTYRSIFSSGQRRPLEQQLSQPPAKPPRTSLCAPLTATPTSITAPVHPICRLIAPPPALPPPDQESDTDSVFSSTARVATQPEKFALTRTLSSETNTSIASSNTSTLTSGSSAGSQASCSSLGSTLALDLTRRVLKNQVNGSGSGEPVALSNRKSILASAKCRNAKNRGQEEDNDSTDGEVGTLAGRRMKPVPSYKQQMHQTQLQQHQHVKQLVVDKLINVAAYVELTSDTDDSSRRSDTPAKISAMFIDEERKASFKADPSQQAKPKSLQMKVLEKPVSAPLSLQRAYEPMREAPKSQSTAELREKFERSAAAAAAAAGIQTPTLQKLHTPLHPAVATAKPHHERFSSLDSLASSSSGVSSTTQNVSTTLETATEFGSFSSLGSNQSLITAQDVQQIVEEADPPLKSPEAFIIVLQRDNPESSIGITLAGGSDYEAKEITIHKILSNTPAAKDGRLKKGDRILAVNGMSMRGLTHRESISVLKTPRPEVVLVVTRSESLIVKALNKKRSSLGSLSSLNEKPTDLEYERKRNYHKASRSLDLDLDIVSNEAESGGDESPVTTTPSPSTGSSSPQHPASLHDDDAEATIAGIRARRQLSRGDAAKLSTSELLERAAEARNAIAAEIRAQAEDVAASGAGTRCVEIVKDSCGLGFSIEGGFDSPLGNRPLIVKKVFMGGAAQKTNQVRNGDEILSIHGASTARMTRVDAWNYMKQLPLGPVKISFA from the exons ATCTTGGTACCCttaacagccacaacaacaacaacatcagcagcagcaacatccaaACCGCAACGATCATCAATCAGAAGAAAAAGTCGCCAGCTGGAACAGGAGCAGTAGCTGGCGCAGGCTCAATAGGAAccggaacaggaacaggaactaAAACGAAGGCCGTCAACAAAATGGAGCTGCTGAGCAgcgcctcagcctcagccacagcctcagcctcagccaaaCATAGCACAACCACAACGACAGCCACACACCATCTGCAGGCGACCACAAAGCACCTGGTTGGACAGGAGTACCTAAGCTACGCCTCACCGCCCACCTATTCCCGCCTGCCGCCCGACGGCCATGAGTTTCCACCGAACTTCACCGAGCCTCTGATCATGCATCCCTCAAACATGCACCAAAACCCACACATTGTGCTGCTGAAAGGCAAGGCAGAGCACTCCTTcgagcacaacaacaacaacagcagccaggaggaggCGACTGGAGCACCGCCCCTTCCCAAAACTGGGCCTCCGCCGACAGTGCCCAGGAAAGTGTACCGCCAGGATCTGGTAATAAACGTGGAGGATGCCCGCTCCAAAAACGCCACAGAGACGAAAACGCCGCCCGGCCTGGCAAGGGACTACCAGCGTTCTCTGAGTGCGAGCGCCCCGCGGAAGCCCAGCGACTGGCGCAAGGACGAGAAGTCGGAAAAGTCCGTGCGCGACAAAATCGCCATGTTCTCATCCAACAACGAGCTGGACGCGATTCCGCCGGCCACCCCGAACATGACAATGACCACACCAGCCGCTGGCTCCATATTCGCGCGGAAGCCGCTGAACAGGAGCAGCGAGAACCTGCTGGACACCTGCTCGTCTACTCCGGCGCCCTCCCTGAAGACGCGCGCCATGAGCGTAGAGAACCTGAACGACGTGCAGCGCCAGTACcagctggccaagcagctgccCCAGCTGCACGTGGCCGACTCCATGTACTCTCTGCACACGGCCAATTCCAGTCCCAATACCAATCCCAGCTACAGTTACGCCTCCAACTACGCCTCTCTGCCACGCAGGACGCACTGCGGCTCCTATtcggcctccgcctccgcGGTGGAGCGAAGGATAAGCTTCTCAGGCGAGGGAGAGGCGGCCAACCGGAAGGCGGCCATCACCAACATCCTGGAGCAGCGCCGCCGCAGCTTGTCCAAGTTAAGGGGCCTAGTCATCCCGGAGAggccgcagctgctggagcccaTCCTCGACCTCCCAGAGATCAAGAGTCAGGTGAAGGCGGCCAGCGGGGAGGACAGCACCGACAGCGGCCTGGGCGAGACCCGCAGCCGTACCAATGGCGGCCTCGTCGTAAACTGCATAGGCAGCAGCACATACCGCAGCATCTTCTCCTCTGGCCAGCGGCGTccgttggagcagcagctgtcccaGCCTCCTGCCAAGCCGCCACGCACCTCCCTGTGCGCCCCTCTGACCGCCACCCCCACCAGCATCACGGCCCCCGTTCATCCCATCTGCAGGTTGATAGCACCGCCGCCGGCACTTCCCCCACCCGACCAGGAAAGCGACACAGACTCGGTGTTCTCCAGCACGGCACGGGTGGCGACGCAACCCGAGAAGTTTGCCCTCACCCGAACCCTCAGCTCGGAGACGAACACCTCGATAGCCAGCTCCAACACCTCCACTCTGACGTCGGGCTCCTCGGCGGGCTCCcaggccagctgcagctccctgGGAAGcactctggctctggatctGACCCGGCGGGTGCTCAAGAACCAGGTAAACGGTAGCGGCAGCGGCGAGCCAGTGGCCCTCTCAAACAGAAAGAGCATCCTGGCCTCGGCCAAGTGCCGGAACGCGAAGAACCGCGGCCAGGAGGAGGACAACGACAGCACCGATGGCGAGGTCGGCACCTTAGCCGGGCGCCGCATGAAGCCCGTCCCCAGCTACAAGCAGCAGATGCACCAGACGCAGCTCCAGCAACATCAGCATGTCAAGCAGCTGGTGGTGGACAAGCTGATCAACGTGGCCGCCTACGTTGAACTGACCTCGGACACGGACGACAGCAGCCGGCGTTCAGACACTCCGGCGAAGATCAGTGCCATGTTCATCGACGAGGAGCGCAAAGCCAGCTTTAAAGCCGATCCCAGCCAGCAGGCCAAGCCAAAGTCGCTCCAGATGAAGGTTCTGGAGAAGCCGGTGTCCGCGCCCTTGTCCCTGCAGCGGGCCTATGAGCCAATGCGGGAGGCGCCCAAGTCCCAAAGCACAGCCGAACTGCGTGAGAAGTTCGAGAGgagtgcggcagcagcagcagcggcagccggtATCCAGACCCCGACACTCCAAAAGTTGCACACGCCATTGCACCCAGCTGTGGCCACAGCGAAGCCGCACCACGAGCGCTTTTCTTCGCTCGACTCGCTAGCCTCGAGCTCCTCTGGTGTGAGCTCCACCACCCAGAACGTAAGCACCACCCTGGAGACGGCGACGGAGTTCGGCAGCTTCTCCTCACTGGGCAGCAACCAGAGCCTGATCACGGCCCAGGACGTGCAGCAGATTGTGGAGGAGGCCGATCCGCCTCTGAAGAGCCCCGAGGCCTTTATCATTGTCCTGCAAAGGGATAACCCGGAGAGCAGCATTGGCATCACCCTGGCCGGGGGCTCCGACTACGAGGCCAAGGAGATAACG ATACACAAGATCTTGAGCAACACGCCAGCGGCCAAGGATGGACGCCTGAAGAAAGGGGATCGCATCCTGGCCGTAAATGGGATGAGCATGCGGGGCCTGACGCATCGGGAATCCATCAGCGTACTCAAG ACACCCCGTCCGGAGGTGGTGCTGGTCGTCACCCGCTCCGAGTCGCTGATTGTGAAGGCTCTGAACAAGAAACGCTCCTCGCTGGGCTCGCTTAGCTCCCTCAACGAGAAGCCGACGGATCTAGAGTACGAGCGAAAGCGAAACTACCACAAGGCGTCCCGATCTCTGGACCTGGATCTAGACATCGTGTCGAATGAGGCAGAGTCAGGAGGTGACGAATCGCCAGTGACTACAACGCCCAGCCCCAGCACTGGGTCCAGCAGTCCCCAGCACCCGGCCAGTCTGCATGACGATGATGCCGAGGCCACCATCGCTGGCATTCGTGCACGGCGTCAGCTCTCGCGTGGAGATGCCGCCAAGCTGAGCACCAGCGAGCTGCTGGAACGGGCGGCCGAGGCACGGAATGCCATCGCAGCAGAGATACGGGCTCAGG CAGAAGATGTGGCAGCTAGTGGAGCAGGAACTCGATGCGTGGAGATTGTCAAGGATAGCTGTGGACTGGGCTTTTCTATTGAAGGAGGCTTCGACTCGCCGCTGGGAAATCGACCGCTCATTGTCAAGAAGGTGTTCATGG GTGGTGCTGCCCAGAAGACCAACCAGGTGCGCAACGGCGACGAGATCCTGAGCATTCATGGTGCCTCAACGGCGCGAATGACGCGCGTCGATGCCTGGAACTACAtgaagcagctgccgctgggaCCGGTCAAGATCAGCTTTGCCTGA
- the LOC117895580 gene encoding uncharacterized protein LOC117895580 isoform X6, producing the protein MELLSSASASATASASAKHSTTTTTATHHLQATTKHLVGQEYLSYASPPTYSRLPPDGHEFPPNFTEPLIMHPSNMHQNPHIVLLKGKAEHSFEHNNNNSSQEEATGAPPLPKTGPPPTVPRKVYRQDLVINVEDARSKNATETKTPPGLARDYQRSLSASAPRKPSDWRKDEKSEKSVRDKIAMFSSNNELDAIPPATPNMTMTTPAAGSIFARKPLNRSSENLLDTCSSTPAPSLKTRAMSVENLNDVQRQYQLAKQLPQLHVADSMYSLHTANSSPNTNPSYSYASNYASLPRRTHCGSYSASASAVERRISFSGEGEAANRKAAITNILEQRRRSLSKLRGLVIPERPQLLEPILDLPEIKSQVKAASGEDSTDSGLGETRSRTNGGLVVNCIGSSTYRSIFSSGQRRPLEQQLSQPPAKPPRTSLCAPLTATPTSITAPVHPICRLIAPPPALPPPDQESDTDSVFSSTARVATQPEKFALTRTLSSETNTSIASSNTSTLTSGSSAGSQASCSSLGSTLALDLTRRVLKNQVNGSGSGEPVALSNRKSILASAKCRNAKNRGQEEDNDSTDGEVGTLAGRRMKPVPSYKQQMHQTQLQQHQHVKQLVVDKLINVAAYVELTSDTDDSSRRSDTPAKISAMFIDEERKASFKADPSQQAKPKSLQMKVLEKPVSAPLSLQRAYEPMREAPKSQSTAELREKFERSAAAAAAAAGIQTPTLQKLHTPLHPAVATAKPHHERFSSLDSLASSSSGVSSTTQNVSTTLETATEFGSFSSLGSNQSLITAQDVQQIVEEADPPLKSPEAFIIVLQRDNPESSIGITLAGGSDYEAKEITIHKILSNTPAAKDGRLKKGDRILAVNGMSMRGLTHRESISVLKTPRPEVVLVVTRSESLIVKALNKKRSSLGSLSSLNEKPTDLEYERKRNYHKASRSLDLDLDIVSNEAESGGDESPVTTTPSPSTGSSSPQHPASLHDDDAEATIAGIRARRQLSRGDAAKLSTSELLERAAEARNAIAAEIRAQAEDVAASGAGTRCVEIVKDSCGLGFSIEGGFDSPLGNRPLIVKKVFMGGAAQKTNQVRNGDEILSIHGASTARMTRVDAWNYMKQLPLGPVKISFA; encoded by the exons ATGGAGCTGCTGAGCAgcgcctcagcctcagccacagcctcagcctcagccaaaCATAGCACAACCACAACGACAGCCACACACCATCTGCAGGCGACCACAAAGCACCTGGTTGGACAGGAGTACCTAAGCTACGCCTCACCGCCCACCTATTCCCGCCTGCCGCCCGACGGCCATGAGTTTCCACCGAACTTCACCGAGCCTCTGATCATGCATCCCTCAAACATGCACCAAAACCCACACATTGTGCTGCTGAAAGGCAAGGCAGAGCACTCCTTcgagcacaacaacaacaacagcagccaggaggaggCGACTGGAGCACCGCCCCTTCCCAAAACTGGGCCTCCGCCGACAGTGCCCAGGAAAGTGTACCGCCAGGATCTGGTAATAAACGTGGAGGATGCCCGCTCCAAAAACGCCACAGAGACGAAAACGCCGCCCGGCCTGGCAAGGGACTACCAGCGTTCTCTGAGTGCGAGCGCCCCGCGGAAGCCCAGCGACTGGCGCAAGGACGAGAAGTCGGAAAAGTCCGTGCGCGACAAAATCGCCATGTTCTCATCCAACAACGAGCTGGACGCGATTCCGCCGGCCACCCCGAACATGACAATGACCACACCAGCCGCTGGCTCCATATTCGCGCGGAAGCCGCTGAACAGGAGCAGCGAGAACCTGCTGGACACCTGCTCGTCTACTCCGGCGCCCTCCCTGAAGACGCGCGCCATGAGCGTAGAGAACCTGAACGACGTGCAGCGCCAGTACcagctggccaagcagctgccCCAGCTGCACGTGGCCGACTCCATGTACTCTCTGCACACGGCCAATTCCAGTCCCAATACCAATCCCAGCTACAGTTACGCCTCCAACTACGCCTCTCTGCCACGCAGGACGCACTGCGGCTCCTATtcggcctccgcctccgcGGTGGAGCGAAGGATAAGCTTCTCAGGCGAGGGAGAGGCGGCCAACCGGAAGGCGGCCATCACCAACATCCTGGAGCAGCGCCGCCGCAGCTTGTCCAAGTTAAGGGGCCTAGTCATCCCGGAGAggccgcagctgctggagcccaTCCTCGACCTCCCAGAGATCAAGAGTCAGGTGAAGGCGGCCAGCGGGGAGGACAGCACCGACAGCGGCCTGGGCGAGACCCGCAGCCGTACCAATGGCGGCCTCGTCGTAAACTGCATAGGCAGCAGCACATACCGCAGCATCTTCTCCTCTGGCCAGCGGCGTccgttggagcagcagctgtcccaGCCTCCTGCCAAGCCGCCACGCACCTCCCTGTGCGCCCCTCTGACCGCCACCCCCACCAGCATCACGGCCCCCGTTCATCCCATCTGCAGGTTGATAGCACCGCCGCCGGCACTTCCCCCACCCGACCAGGAAAGCGACACAGACTCGGTGTTCTCCAGCACGGCACGGGTGGCGACGCAACCCGAGAAGTTTGCCCTCACCCGAACCCTCAGCTCGGAGACGAACACCTCGATAGCCAGCTCCAACACCTCCACTCTGACGTCGGGCTCCTCGGCGGGCTCCcaggccagctgcagctccctgGGAAGcactctggctctggatctGACCCGGCGGGTGCTCAAGAACCAGGTAAACGGTAGCGGCAGCGGCGAGCCAGTGGCCCTCTCAAACAGAAAGAGCATCCTGGCCTCGGCCAAGTGCCGGAACGCGAAGAACCGCGGCCAGGAGGAGGACAACGACAGCACCGATGGCGAGGTCGGCACCTTAGCCGGGCGCCGCATGAAGCCCGTCCCCAGCTACAAGCAGCAGATGCACCAGACGCAGCTCCAGCAACATCAGCATGTCAAGCAGCTGGTGGTGGACAAGCTGATCAACGTGGCCGCCTACGTTGAACTGACCTCGGACACGGACGACAGCAGCCGGCGTTCAGACACTCCGGCGAAGATCAGTGCCATGTTCATCGACGAGGAGCGCAAAGCCAGCTTTAAAGCCGATCCCAGCCAGCAGGCCAAGCCAAAGTCGCTCCAGATGAAGGTTCTGGAGAAGCCGGTGTCCGCGCCCTTGTCCCTGCAGCGGGCCTATGAGCCAATGCGGGAGGCGCCCAAGTCCCAAAGCACAGCCGAACTGCGTGAGAAGTTCGAGAGgagtgcggcagcagcagcagcggcagccggtATCCAGACCCCGACACTCCAAAAGTTGCACACGCCATTGCACCCAGCTGTGGCCACAGCGAAGCCGCACCACGAGCGCTTTTCTTCGCTCGACTCGCTAGCCTCGAGCTCCTCTGGTGTGAGCTCCACCACCCAGAACGTAAGCACCACCCTGGAGACGGCGACGGAGTTCGGCAGCTTCTCCTCACTGGGCAGCAACCAGAGCCTGATCACGGCCCAGGACGTGCAGCAGATTGTGGAGGAGGCCGATCCGCCTCTGAAGAGCCCCGAGGCCTTTATCATTGTCCTGCAAAGGGATAACCCGGAGAGCAGCATTGGCATCACCCTGGCCGGGGGCTCCGACTACGAGGCCAAGGAGATAACG ATACACAAGATCTTGAGCAACACGCCAGCGGCCAAGGATGGACGCCTGAAGAAAGGGGATCGCATCCTGGCCGTAAATGGGATGAGCATGCGGGGCCTGACGCATCGGGAATCCATCAGCGTACTCAAG ACACCCCGTCCGGAGGTGGTGCTGGTCGTCACCCGCTCCGAGTCGCTGATTGTGAAGGCTCTGAACAAGAAACGCTCCTCGCTGGGCTCGCTTAGCTCCCTCAACGAGAAGCCGACGGATCTAGAGTACGAGCGAAAGCGAAACTACCACAAGGCGTCCCGATCTCTGGACCTGGATCTAGACATCGTGTCGAATGAGGCAGAGTCAGGAGGTGACGAATCGCCAGTGACTACAACGCCCAGCCCCAGCACTGGGTCCAGCAGTCCCCAGCACCCGGCCAGTCTGCATGACGATGATGCCGAGGCCACCATCGCTGGCATTCGTGCACGGCGTCAGCTCTCGCGTGGAGATGCCGCCAAGCTGAGCACCAGCGAGCTGCTGGAACGGGCGGCCGAGGCACGGAATGCCATCGCAGCAGAGATACGGGCTCAGG CAGAAGATGTGGCAGCTAGTGGAGCAGGAACTCGATGCGTGGAGATTGTCAAGGATAGCTGTGGACTGGGCTTTTCTATTGAAGGAGGCTTCGACTCGCCGCTGGGAAATCGACCGCTCATTGTCAAGAAGGTGTTCATGG GTGGTGCTGCCCAGAAGACCAACCAGGTGCGCAACGGCGACGAGATCCTGAGCATTCATGGTGCCTCAACGGCGCGAATGACGCGCGTCGATGCCTGGAACTACAtgaagcagctgccgctgggaCCGGTCAAGATCAGCTTTGCCTGA
- the LOC117895583 gene encoding uncharacterized protein LOC117895583 produces the protein MNTRASCRTPTTSDVVGLDIGKSILSKTPTPEIKEKNIKICRLVAKNPCLFDRSNEGYNRKSFIKRVWRDISHKMHDSINSCKERWRNIRTSYARSIKDGYNQTRTYYLSGELAFLRPHITPGVPRRPQGRRSRANNTVRNVDSNEQIFGMEHAQEKLEPDHEPNEETRDEDTENDGSNAKDYKYENGAVAVPWPSINSDDAFLHGIRPEMEQMNFRQKLCFKRRVYALLGEIFDSTEAAQISHHQMAARSNDNEAMSTSSASLVQTSRSTKKSKPKKGLC, from the exons ATGAACACTCGGGCTAGCTGCCGGACCCCGACAACAAGTG ATGTAGTGGGACTCGATATCGGTAAAAGCATCCTAAGCAAAACTCCGACTCCtgaaataaaggaaaaaaatattaaaatatgccGCTTGGTTGCCAAAAATCCTTGCCTTTTTGATCGATCTAATGAGGGATACAACAGAAAGTCGTTCATAAAGAGAGTCTGGAGGGATATATCTCATAAGATGCATGATTCTA TCAATAGCTGCAAGGAGCGTTGGCGTAATATTCGTACGAGCTACGCCCGATCCATAAAAGATGGATATAATCAAACGCGTACGTACTATTTAAGCGGTGAGCTTGCGTTCCTCCGACCTCACATCACACCGGGAGTTCCCAGACGTCCGCAGGGCCGACGCTCACGAGCTAATAATACTGTCCGTAACGTCGACAGCAAcgagcaaatatttggcatgGAGCATGCGCAAGAGAAGTTGGAGCCCGACCACGAGCCCAACGAGGAGACACGCGACGAGGATACGGAAAATGATGGAAGCAATGCCAAGGACTATAAATACGAGAACGGAGCGGTAGCCGTGCCATGGCCATCTATCAATTCCGACGATGCCTTCCTTCACGGTATCCGTCCCGAGATGGAACAGATGAACTTTCGTCAGAAGCTTTGCTTCAAGCGCCGTGTGTACGCCTTGCTCGGAGAGATATTTGATAGTACAGAAGCCGCACAAATCTCCCACCACCAGATGGCTGCCCGTTCCAATGACAACGAAGCCATGTCGACTTCATCAGCATCACTCGTGCAGACTTCTCGTTCGacaaagaaatcaaagccTAAAAAAGGATTATGCTAA
- the LOC117895582 gene encoding uncharacterized protein LOC117895582 gives MSAMSNIESNVKLLRAVVKQTALYDRNNENYRKRLASENCWDMVASETGESVEKCKRRWRVLRNDYARWMNVDAARRRAGTNRLPFQYAKDLSFLRQHLNISEDIVDEGEDNESEREVSNESMDRKSMQSLKGDAKPQPMAVDEKKPAKKQDSAPEETNSKSSDFSHIEEDKPVEEKGKKKKEPTDINWDEEEDELNSEDEEAPPTSPISTIGDTRKSTFFIKQTGEENRLIIRKKNLYAASGARDPLEEEMDDSADESGGTGSESISSRRPRRTVRATGVGGIKQLPVQKAATEQRLTRQQRHKSMGLAAARNSASPVKLAPVPKYMSNKNQARAQNAAAVNKGLEKAFALTRDDIFPRPQAPAPATSQSQSQPGKITSRRNSSITSTIVHAASTLTKRPVNRPANMNTPVSSPTPISQSSVAVKAPPPKSIPVSVSLPFQVPPKATPVSTSTSSSVISNNALLLTSSLPSSVTVTTLAAPSTSAVSMTGPVTASPLLSMAGAGVGVGVVTTAVPVPSFMTLRSRTERGMQTESLDIFSDEHFLEIVRPQMAEMNPRQKLHFKKKVFQSLMETFDDATDFPAAGEQQHFNINTPSGFEHVSDREMRLVRELVSLVSAAKHSGAINKPPPLPIVTDTLRPVVRAAAPSSAAVGQPRHLIQRVYKHSNGMSLVASPDEKKIFRIMPSNGKAAVTGVGVGVSVPTEELRKNSVDSNCSGTSVTRAAPAPPVSPRRATAVAIRPQGASSMNTLFGPTQPQVVTTKSGPLIKVREMPRRFSVCGSGGPMMTLGPPPNNMNVIPHNPQKNLSPMEANMIKRRLMGVPLAGMTPLSQRYRYSGPAGPGSGTGQAGAVAAPHANSVLLRKSAGSVPVSQKQPSPIDGASASQRTPQIASVQGNAFNDFVQPKPSLSGGSSSPLKRSLVVANAKKIVPGKRMAMADVLADPQEQEEIRAQQAKEYTETAATIAADDFSVLDGGMGLKREPQDSMEEDADDILGM, from the exons ATGAGTGCTATGTCAAATATCGAATCGAACGTGAAGCTATTGCGGGCGGTGGTGAAGCAGACGGCTCTATATGATCGGAACAACGAAAACTACAGGAAGAGGCTGGCCAGTGAGAATTGTTGGGACATGGTGGCCTCGGAGACAGGAGAGTCGG TGGAGAAGTGTAAGCGGAGGTGGCGTGTTTTGCGCAACGATTACGCTCGCTGGATGAATGTCGATGCCGCGCGACGTCGCGCAGGAACTAATCGCCTACCCTTCCAATATGCGAAGGATCTGAGTTTCCTCAGGCAACACCTGAATATCAGCGAGGATATCGTTGACGAAGGCGAAGATAACGAGAGTGAGCGCGAAGTCAGTAACGAGAGCATGGACCGTAAGTCGATGCAGTCCTTAAAAGGGGACGCCAAGCCGCAGCCAATGGCAGTTGACGAAAAGAAGCCGGCAAAGAAGCAAGACTCGGCACCGGAGGAAACTAATAGCAAGTCGTCGGACTTCAGCCACATAGAAGAGGATAAACCCGTGGAGGAGAAaggcaagaagaagaaggagccAACCGACATCAACtgggacgaggaggaggacgagctCAATTCGGAGGACGAGGAAGCTCCACCCACAAGCCCGATCTCCACTATTGGCGACACCAGAAAGTCGACGTTCTTTATCAAACAGACCGGCGAGGAGAATCGGTTAATCATTCGTAAGAAGAACCTGTACGCCGCCTCTGGCGCCAGAGATCCCCTTGAGGAAGAAATGGACGACAGCGCCGACGAGTCGGGAGGAACTGGCAGCGAAAGCATCAGCAGCCGTCGTCCACGTCGCACGGTCCGCGCCACAGGAGTCGGCGGAATCAAACAGCTCCCAGTGCAAAAAGCAGCCACCGAACAGCGTCTGACCAGACAGCAGCGGCATAAGTCCATGGGACTGGCTGCCGCTCGTAATTCCGCATCCCCAGTGAAGTTGGCCCCAGTTCCCAAGTATATGTCGAACAAAAATCAAGCACGGGCGCAGAATGCGGCAGCAGTGAATAAAGGACTTGAAAAAGCTTTTGCCCTCACACGGGACGACATCTTTCCACGCCCAcaagctccagctccggctaCGTCacagtcccaatcccagccAGGCAAGATCACATCGCGTCGCAACAGCAGTATAACCAGCACCATCGTCCACGCCGCTTCGACACTGACGAAGCGGCCAGTGAACAGGCCAGCCAATATGAATACGCCAGTCTCAAGTCCTACGCCAATCAGTCAAAGCTCAGTCGCAGTCAAAGCTCCACCCCCAAAATCAATCCCAGTTTCAGTCTCACTCCCATTCCAAGTCCCCCCCAAGGCCACACCTGTCTCTACATCCACATCGAGCAGCGTCATCAGCAACAATGCCTTACTCCTTACCAGCTCCCTGCCAAGCTCAGTCACGGTGACCACCCTGGCTGCGCCCTCGACGAGCGCAGTCTCAATGACCGGCCCGGTGACTGCCAGCCCCTTGCTGAGTATGGCCGGAGCTGGAGTCGGGGTCGGGGTCGTAACCACTGCGGTTCCGGTTCCATCTTTCATGACACTCAGGTCAAGAACCGAGCGAGGAATGCAGACAGAGAGCCTGGACATTTTCTCTGACGAACACTTCTTAGAGATAGTGCGCCCGCAGATGGCGGAAATGAATCCCCGCCAGAAGTTACACTTCAAGAAGAAGGTGTTTCAGTCCCTAATGGAGACTTTTGACGACGCGACTGATTTCCCAGCCgctggggagcagcagcacttcaACATCAACACTCCGTCAGGCTTTGAGCACGTCTCGGATCGCGAGATGCGCTTGGTGCGGGAGCTAGTGAGTCTGGTTAGTGCCGCCAAACACTCGGGCGCAATCAATAAGCCGCCCCCTCTGCCCATCGTCACAGACACTTTACGCCCGGTAGTTCGAGCCGCAGCCCCATCTTCTGCCGCAGTGGGGCAACCGCGCCACCTCATTCAGCGCGTCTACAAGCATAGCAACGGAATGAGCTTGGTTGCGTCTCCGGATGAGAAGAAGATCTTCCGTATCATGCCGTCGAACGGCAAGGCGGCGGTCACCGGCgttggagtgggagtgagTGTCCCCACggaggagctgcgcaagaACAGCGTCGATAGCAACTGCTCCGGAACCAGTGTCACTCGTGCCGCTCCGGCTCCTCCGGTCAGCCCCAGGAGAGCCACAGCCGTAGCCATTCGCCCACAGGGCGCCTCCTCGATGAACACCCTCTTCGGGCCGACCCAGCCACAGGTCGTGACTACTAAAAGCGGACCCCTCATCAAGGTGCGCGAAATGCCGCGCAGGTTCTCCGTCTGTGGCAGCGGTGGACCTATGATGACCTTGGGTCCGCCACCCAACAACATGAACGTGATTCCGCACAATCCCCAGAAGAATCTCAGTCCCATGGAAGCAAACATGATCAAGCGTCGCCTGATGGGGGTTCCCCTCGCTGGGATGACACCGCTCAGTCAGCGGTACCGCTACTCCGGGCCAGCTGGCCCCGGGTCAGGGACTGGCCAAGCTGGAGCTGTCGCTGCCCCACACGCTAACAGTGTACTGCTGAGGAAGTCGGCAGGCAGCGTGCCCGTTAGCCAGAAGCAGCCTTCGCCGATAGATGGGGCTTCGGCATCGCAGCGTACCCCGCAGATCGCCAGCGTCCAGGGAAACGCCTTCAACGACTTCGTGCAGCCCAAACCTTCGTTGTCAGGAGGATCTAGCTCTCCCCTGAAGCGGAGCCTGGTGGTTGCCAACGCCAAGAAAATCGTCCCTGGTAAGAGGATGGCCATGGCCGATGTGCTGGCCGATCCgcaagagcaggaggagattAGAGCTCAGCAAGCAAAAGAGTATACGGAGACCGCTGCCACTATCGCAGCCGATGACTTCTCGGTTCTGGACGGCGGCATGGGACTCAAGCGCGAGCCTCAGGACTCAATGGAGGAAGATGCCGACGACATCCTGGGCATGTAA